The following coding sequences lie in one Mustelus asterias chromosome 8, sMusAst1.hap1.1, whole genome shotgun sequence genomic window:
- the LOC144497041 gene encoding uncharacterized protein LOC144497041 has protein sequence MAEEPFKYELGDKSLSCLSDLCLHECSHTGGKPFCCEVCDKSFLRLSNLHSHQRIHTGEKPFTSEVCDKSFSQSSILCKHQCIHARDNLYTCNVCDLVFTQSSNFLIHQPIQAGEKPFKCDVCEKAFTTSTRLLTHQMIHTGDKPFRCEYCEMSFIQSSDLLRHQRIHTGEKPFMCEVCNRAFTQSSTLVQHRRIHTGEKPFKCEVCEKSFSRSSNFRVHQRIHTGEKTFTCKVCDKSFSRSSALHEHQHLHTGEKRFTYYQPIA, from the coding sequence ATGGCAGAGGAACCATTCAAGTATGAGCTAGGCGACAAATCACTCTCATGCTTATCTGACCTTTGCCTCCATGAATGTAGTCACACAGGTGGTAAACCATTTTGTTGTGAGGTGTGCGACAAATCATTCTTGCGTTTATCAAACCTCCATTcacaccaacgtattcacaccGGAGAGAAACCATTTACAtctgaggtgtgtgacaaatcgtTCTCACAGTCATCAATCCTTTGCAAACACCAATGCATTCATGCAAGGGATAATCTGTATACCTGTAATGTGTGTGATCTAGTCTTCACACAGTCATCAAATTTCTTGATCCATCAGCCAATCCAAGCAGGAGAGAAGCCCTTCAAGTGTGATGTTTGTGAGAAAGCTTTCACAACATCAACGAGGCTCCTGACACACCAgatgattcacactggggacaaaCCCTTTAGGTGTGAGTATTGTGAAATGTCTTTCATCCAGTCCTCTGACCTTCTGAGGCACCAGAGGATTCAtacaggggagaaacccttcatgTGTGAGGTTTGCAACCGAGCTTTCACACAGTCATCAACACTCGTACAACAccgacgtattcacactggggagaagccattcaagtgtgaggtgtgtgagaaATCATTCTCGCGTTCATCCAACTTTCGtgtacaccaacgcattcacacaggggagaaaacaTTCACATGCAAAGTATGCGACAAATCATTCTCACGGTCATCAGCCCTCCATGAACACCAACaccttcacacaggggagaaacgtTTCACATATTACCAGCCTATTGCGTAA